In a genomic window of Tamandua tetradactyla isolate mTamTet1 chromosome 17, mTamTet1.pri, whole genome shotgun sequence:
- the COX5B gene encoding cytochrome c oxidase subunit 5B, mitochondrial: MASRLLRGAGALAAQALRARGPSGVAAVRSMASGGGVPTDDEQATGLEREIMMAARKGLDPYNILPPKAAAGTKEDPNLVPSITNKRIVGCICEEDNSAVIWFWLHKGEAQRCPNCGTHYKLVPHPLSH, translated from the exons ATGGCTTCAAGGTTACTTCGCGGAGCCGGAGCGCTGGCTGCGCAGGCCCTGAGGGCCCGGGGCCCCAGCGGGGTCGCCGCCGTGCGCTCCATGGCATCTGGAG GTGGTGTTCCTACTGATGATGAGCAGGCAACAGGGCTGGAGAGGGAGATCATGATGGCTGCGCGGAAAGGACTG gaCCCATATAATATACTACCTCCAAAGGCAGCTGCAGGCACCAAGGAAGACCCTAATTTAGTCCCCTCTATCACCAACAAGCGAATAGTGGGCTGCATCT GCGAAGAGGATAACAGTGCTGTCATCTGGTTTTGGCTGCACAAAGGCGAGGCCCAGCGATGCCCTAACTGTGGAACCCATTACAAACTGGTGCCTCACCCGCTGAGCCACTAA
- the ACTR1B gene encoding beta-centractin: MESYDIIANQPVVIDNGSGVIKAGFAGDQIPKYCFPNYVGRPKHMRVMAGALEGDLFIGPKAEEHRGLLTIRYPMEHGVVRDWNDMERIWQYVYSKDQLQTFSEEHPVLLTEAPLNPSKNREKAAEVFFETFNVPALFISMQAVLSLYATGRTTGVVLDSGDGVTHAVPIYEGFAMPHSIMRVDVAGRDVSRYLRLLLRKEGVDFHTSAEFEVVRTIKERACYLSINPQKDEALETEKVQYTLPDGSTLDVGPARFRAPELLFQPDLVGDESEGLHEVLAFAIQKSDMDLRRTLFASIVLSGGSTLFKGFGDRLLSEVKKLAPKDVKIKISAPQERLYSTWIGGSILASLDTFKKMWVSKKEYEEDGSRAIHRKTF; encoded by the exons ATGGAGTCCTACGACATCATCGCCAACCAGCCCGTGGTGATCGACAAC GGTTCGGGGGTGATCAAGGCTGGCTTTGCTGGAGACCAGATTCCCAAGTACTGTTTCCCAAACTA TGTCGGGCGCCCTAAACATATGCGTGTGATGGCTGGAGCTCTGGAAGGGGACCTCTTCATTGGACCCAAAGCAGAG GAGCACCGGGGGCTGCTGACCATCCGCTACCCCATGGAGCACGGCGTGGTGCGTGACTGGAATGACATGGAACGCATCTGGCAATACGTCTACTCCAAGGACCAACTGCAGACTTTCTCCGAGGAG CACCCTGTTCTTCTAACGGAGGCTCCACTCAACCCGAGTAAGAACCGGGAAAAGGCAGCAGAGGTGTTCTTCGAGACCTTCAACGTGCCAGCTCTGTTTATCTCTATGCAGGCCGTGCTCAGCCT GTACGCAACAGGACGCACGACAGGAGTGGTCTTAGACTCGGGGGATGGGGTCACTCACGCTGTCCCCATCTATGAGGGCTTCGCCATGCCACATTCCATCATGCGGGTGGACGTGGCTGGCCGCGATGTCTCTCGGTATCTACGGCTGCTGCTGCGCAAGGAAGGAGTGGACTTCCACACCTCAGCTGAGTTTGAGGTTGTCCGGACCATCAAGGAG CGGGCCTGCTACCTGTCAATCAACCCGCAGAAGGATGAGGCCCTGGAGACGGAGAAGGTGCAGTACACCTTGCCAGATGGCAGCACGCTAGAC GTGGGGCCAGCGCGATTCCGGGCCCCTGAGCTGCTGTTCCAGCCAGACCTGGTAGGGGATGAGAGCGAGGGGCTTCACGAGGTGTTGGCCTTTGCCATCCAGAAGTCCGACATGGACCTTCGCCGGACGCTGTTCGCCAGCATTGTGCTCTCAGGCGGTTCAACGCTTTTCAAAG GCTTTGGCGACCGATTACTAAGTGAAGTGAAGAAGCTGGCCCCAAAAGATGTCAAAATCAAG ATCTCGGCCCCTCAGGAACGGCTGTATTCCACGTGGATCGG gGGCTCCATCCTGGCCTCGCTGGACACTTTTAAGAAGATGTGGGTGTCCAAAAAGGAGTATGAAGAGGATGGCTCCCGTGCTATTCATCGCAAGACCTTCTAA